From Candidatus Eisenbacteria bacterium, a single genomic window includes:
- a CDS encoding transposase translates to MDNNAAVRALRGIVLGRKNHYGSRSQRGTEVEALFYSWLESAKLCGVDPKAYLRKAIYEAIKNPGNVILPSDLV, encoded by the coding sequence TTGGACAATAATGCTGCAGTGAGAGCGTTGCGCGGAATCGTTCTGGGAAGAAAGAATCACTACGGGTCGAGATCCCAACGCGGAACGGAGGTCGAGGCTCTATTTTATAGCTGGTTGGAATCGGCGAAACTGTGTGGTGTGGATCCGAAAGCGTACTTGCGGAAGGCTATCTATGAAGCGATTAAGAATCCCGGCAATGTAATCCTTCCATCGGATCTCGTGTAA